Proteins from a single region of Gossypium arboreum isolate Shixiya-1 chromosome 1, ASM2569848v2, whole genome shotgun sequence:
- the LOC108464175 gene encoding phototropin-1 isoform X2, with protein MGHVNFMPREMESTEKSSKQSNLIPPLPRDSRGSLEVFNPSTFSTRPVNPAFRPQPIWENLIEQRDSTAEEADTRTSELESKSGRAEEIITSWMALKEPNAPAPSPALSSLASSPLVCNITASPKPSDEAGVAAKRAAEWGLVLKTDNETGKPQGVGVRNSGGDEPNSKPGTSRRNSNNSVRSSEESDNEHSKERGFPRVSEDLKDALSTFQQTFVVSDATKPDYPILYASAGFFRMTGYTSKEVIGRNCRFLQGAGTDPEDVAKIREALQAGRNYCGRLLNYKKDGKPFWNLLTIAPIKDENGKVLKFIGMQVEVSKHTEGAKEKMTRPNGLPESLIRYDARQKDIAAGSVTELVEAVRKPRSLSESSNGPFTRKSGGDDDGEGAVSMGRRNSENVPPHRRNSNGGIRMSMERISEVPEKKPRKSSRLSFMGLMRKSQNTADSFDNSLLVDADEDESDYDDDDERPDSVDDKVRQKEMRKGIDLATTLERIEKNFVITDPRLPDNPIIFASDSFLELTEYSREEILGRNCRFLQGPETDPATVRKIREAIDNQTEVTVQLINYTKSGKKFWNLFHLQPMRDQKGEVQYFIGVQLDGSAKVDPLHNSIPDTAAQEGQQLVKQTAENVDEAVRELPDANMNPEDLWMSHSKVVHPKPHRKDSPSWKAIQKVLDSGEKIGLKHFRPVKPLGSGDTGSVHLVELCGTGLYFAMKAMDKGVMLNRNKVHRACAEREILDMLDHPFLPALYASFQTKTHICLITDYCPGGELFMLLDRQPTKVMKEDAVRFYAAEVVVALEYLHCQGIIYRDLKPENVLLQDNGHVALTDFDLSCLTSCKPQLLIPATDEKKKRQKSQQNPIFMAEPMRASNSFVGTEEYIAPEIITGAGHTSAVDWWALGILLYEMLYGYTPFRGKTRQKTFANVLQKDLKFPKSIQVSLHAKQLMYRLLHRDPKNRLGAREGANEIKRHPFFKGVNWALVRWMTPPELEVPISATELTTKEEDKAMDPQLQDLQTNIF; from the exons ATGGGCCATGTGAATTTTATGCCCAGAG AAATGGAATCAACGGAAAAATCATCCAAGCAATCAAATTTGATCCCACCATTGCCAAGGGACTCAAGGGGATCACTAGAAGTGTTTAATCCATCAACTTTCTCGACCCGACCCGTTAACCCAGCATTTCGCCCTCAACCCATTTGGGAAAACTTGATAGAGCAACGTGATAGTACCGCGGAAGAAGCTGACACTCGCACTTCCGAGCTCGAATCCAAGTCGGGTCGGGCCGAAGAAATAATAACATCATGGATGGCACTCAAGGAACCGAACGCTCCTGCTCCGTCGCCCGCCCTGTCTTCATTAGCATCATCACCGCTCGTTTGTAACATCACTGCGAGCCCGAAACCTTCGGATGAAGCCGGGGTGGCTGCAAAGAGAGCTGCGGAATGGGGGCTGGTACTGAAAACGGATAACGAAACGGGTAAACCGCAGGGAGTTGGTGTTAGGAATTCGGGCGGGGATGAGCCGAACTCCAAACCGGGTACTTCTCGTAGGAACTCGAATAATTCGGTTCGGAGCTCCGAAGAATCGGATAATGAACACAGCAAGGAGAGAGGGTTCCCTAGAGTATCGGAGGACTTAAAGGATGCATTATCAACGTTTCAACAAACGTTTGTTGTTTCGGATGCTACCAAACCCGATTACCCGATTCTTTACGCAAGTGCCGGGTTTTTCAGGATGACTGGATACACTTCTAAGGAGGTCATAGGCAGGAATTG TCGGTTTTTACAGGGAGCGGGTACGGACCCTGAAGATGTGGCGAAGATTAGGGAAGCATTGCAGGCAGGGAGAAATTATTGTGGGAGATTGTTGAATTACAAGAAAGATGGGAAGCCTTTTTGGAATCTTCTTACAATTGCACCCATCAAGGACGAAAATGGAAAAGTATTAAAGTTCATTGG AATGCAAGTGGAGGTGAGCAAGCATACGGAAGGGGCCAAGGAAAAGATGACGCGACCCAATGGATTGCCCGAGTCTTTGATTCGATACGATG CCCGGCAAAAGGACATAGCTGCCGGGTCAGTCACTGAGCTGGTGGAAGCAGTGAGGAAACCTCGTTCACTCAGTGAATCATCAAATGGTCCTTTCACTAGAAAATCAGGCGGTGATGATGATGGTGAAGGAGCAGTATCCATGGGAAGGCGAAACTCAGAAAACGTACCTCCACATAGAAGGAACTCCAATGGGGGTATTCGAATGTCAATGGAACGTATCAGTGAAGTCCCAGAAAAGAAACCCAGAAAATCTAGCCGTCTTTCTTTCATGGG GCTTATGAGGAAAAGCCAGAATACGGCTGACAGCTTTGACAATAGTCTATTGGTGGATGCTGATGAGGATGAAAGtgattatgatgatgatgatgagagGCCTGACAGTGTTGATGACAAAGTTAGACAAAAGGAAATGAGGAAGGGTATTGATTTGGCCACCACACTTGAACGTATAGAGAAAAACTTTGTCATTACTGATCCAAGGTTGCCTGATAATCCCATT ATCTTTGCATCTGATAGCTTCTTGGAGCTGACAGAGTACAGTCGTGAAGAAATACTGGGCAGAAACTGCAG GTTTCTACAAGGCCCTGAAACTGATCCAGCTACTGTAAGGAAGATTCGAGAGGCAATCGATAACCAGACAGAAGTAACTGTGCAGCTAATCAACTACACTAAGAGTG GCAAGAAGTTCTGGAATCTGTTCCATCTACAGCCTATGCGTGATCAGAAG GGAGAAGTTCAGTATTTTATCGGAGTGCAGCTAGACGGCAGTGCCAAAGTCGATCCACTTCATAATAGTATTCCTGATACTGCTGCACAAGAGGGTCAACAACTG GTGAAACAAACTGCAGAAAATGTTGATGAAGCAGTGAGGGAACTTCCGGACGCCAACATG AATCCAGAAGATTTATGGATGAGTCATTCCAAGGTGGTTCACCCTAAACCTCACAGAAAGGATAGTCCCTCTTGGAAAGCTATTCAAAAG GTACTTGATAGTGGAGAAAAGATAGGTCTAAAACATTTTAGGCCCGTAAAACCATTGGGATCAGGGGACACTGGCAG TGTTCATTTGGTGGAACTGTGTGGCACTGGCCTGTACTTTGCGATGAAAGCTATGGATAAAGGTGTTATGCTGAATCGAAACAAG GTGCATAGAGCTTGTGCAGAAAGAGAAATTCTTGATATGTTGGACCACCCTTTTCTTCCAGCATTATATGCATCATTTCAG ACCAAAACACATATTTGTTTGATTACGGATTACTGTCCTGGTGGTGAACTTTTCATGCTTTTGGATAGACAACCAACGAAGGTCATGAAGGAAGATGCAGTAAG ATTTTATGCTGCAGAGGTGGTTGTTGCATTGGAGTACCTTCACTGTCAAG GGATTATATACAGAGATTTGAAGCCTGAAAATGTTCTACTCCAGGACAATGGGCATGTAGCCTTGACCGATTTTGATTTATCTTGCTTGACGTCTTGCAAACCTCAG CTGCTGATTCCAGCTACAGATGAAAAGAAGAAACGGCAGAAAAGCCAACAGAATCCGATCTTTATGGCCGAACCAATGCGTGCATCGAACTCTTTTGTGGGAACCGAAGAGTATATTGCTCCG GAAATTATCACTGGGGCAGGCCATACCAGTGCAGTAGACTGGTGGGCTCTAG GCATTCTTCTATATGAAATGCTGTATGGATATACACCATTCAGGGGAAAGACACGACAGAAGACATTTGCCAATGTTCTTCAAAAAGACCTTAAATTCCCCAAAAGTATACAA GTGAGTCTGCATGCAAAGCAGTTAATGTACCGCTTATTGCATAGAGATCCAAAGAACAGATTAGGTGCACGTGAAGGGGCCAATGAAATCAAGCGACATCCATTCTTTAAAGGTGTAAATTGGGCTCTCGTTCGCTGGATG ACTCCACCTGAGCTTGAAGTTCCCATCTCTGCAACTGAATTAACTACGAAGGAAGAAGATAAAGCAATGGACCCTCAATTACAGGACTTACAAACTAATATTTTCTGA
- the LOC108464175 gene encoding phototropin-1 isoform X3, with the protein MESTEKSSKQSNLIPPLPRDSRGSLEVFNPSTFSTRPVNPAFRPQPIWENLIEQRDSTAEEADTRTSELESKSGRAEEIITSWMALKEPNAPAPSPALSSLASSPLVCNITASPKPSDEAGVAAKRAAEWGLVLKTDNETGKPQGVGVRNSGGDEPNSKPGTSRRNSNNSVRSSEESDNEHSKERGFPRVSEDLKDALSTFQQTFVVSDATKPDYPILYASAGFFRMTGYTSKEVIGRNCRFLQGAGTDPEDVAKIREALQAGRNYCGRLLNYKKDGKPFWNLLTIAPIKDENGKVLKFIGMQVEVSKHTEGAKEKMTRPNGLPESLIRYDARQKDIAAGSVTELVEAVRKPRSLSESSNGPFTRKSGGDDDGEGAVSMGRRNSENVPPHRRNSNGGIRMSMERISEVPEKKPRKSSRLSFMGLMRKSQNTADSFDNSLLVDADEDESDYDDDDERPDSVDDKVRQKEMRKGIDLATTLERIEKNFVITDPRLPDNPIIFASDSFLELTEYSREEILGRNCRFLQGPETDPATVRKIREAIDNQTEVTVQLINYTKSGKKFWNLFHLQPMRDQKGEVQYFIGVQLDGSAKVDPLHNSIPDTAAQEGQQLVKQTAENVDEAVRELPDANMNPEDLWMSHSKVVHPKPHRKDSPSWKAIQKVLDSGEKIGLKHFRPVKPLGSGDTGSVHLVELCGTGLYFAMKAMDKGVMLNRNKVHRACAEREILDMLDHPFLPALYASFQTKTHICLITDYCPGGELFMLLDRQPTKVMKEDAVRFYAAEVVVALEYLHCQGIIYRDLKPENVLLQDNGHVALTDFDLSCLTSCKPQLLIPATDEKKKRQKSQQNPIFMAEPMRASNSFVGTEEYIAPEIITGAGHTSAVDWWALGILLYEMLYGYTPFRGKTRQKTFANVLQKDLKFPKSIQVSLHAKQLMYRLLHRDPKNRLGAREGANEIKRHPFFKGVNWALVRWMTPPELEVPISATELTTKEEDKAMDPQLQDLQTNIF; encoded by the exons ATGGAATCAACGGAAAAATCATCCAAGCAATCAAATTTGATCCCACCATTGCCAAGGGACTCAAGGGGATCACTAGAAGTGTTTAATCCATCAACTTTCTCGACCCGACCCGTTAACCCAGCATTTCGCCCTCAACCCATTTGGGAAAACTTGATAGAGCAACGTGATAGTACCGCGGAAGAAGCTGACACTCGCACTTCCGAGCTCGAATCCAAGTCGGGTCGGGCCGAAGAAATAATAACATCATGGATGGCACTCAAGGAACCGAACGCTCCTGCTCCGTCGCCCGCCCTGTCTTCATTAGCATCATCACCGCTCGTTTGTAACATCACTGCGAGCCCGAAACCTTCGGATGAAGCCGGGGTGGCTGCAAAGAGAGCTGCGGAATGGGGGCTGGTACTGAAAACGGATAACGAAACGGGTAAACCGCAGGGAGTTGGTGTTAGGAATTCGGGCGGGGATGAGCCGAACTCCAAACCGGGTACTTCTCGTAGGAACTCGAATAATTCGGTTCGGAGCTCCGAAGAATCGGATAATGAACACAGCAAGGAGAGAGGGTTCCCTAGAGTATCGGAGGACTTAAAGGATGCATTATCAACGTTTCAACAAACGTTTGTTGTTTCGGATGCTACCAAACCCGATTACCCGATTCTTTACGCAAGTGCCGGGTTTTTCAGGATGACTGGATACACTTCTAAGGAGGTCATAGGCAGGAATTG TCGGTTTTTACAGGGAGCGGGTACGGACCCTGAAGATGTGGCGAAGATTAGGGAAGCATTGCAGGCAGGGAGAAATTATTGTGGGAGATTGTTGAATTACAAGAAAGATGGGAAGCCTTTTTGGAATCTTCTTACAATTGCACCCATCAAGGACGAAAATGGAAAAGTATTAAAGTTCATTGG AATGCAAGTGGAGGTGAGCAAGCATACGGAAGGGGCCAAGGAAAAGATGACGCGACCCAATGGATTGCCCGAGTCTTTGATTCGATACGATG CCCGGCAAAAGGACATAGCTGCCGGGTCAGTCACTGAGCTGGTGGAAGCAGTGAGGAAACCTCGTTCACTCAGTGAATCATCAAATGGTCCTTTCACTAGAAAATCAGGCGGTGATGATGATGGTGAAGGAGCAGTATCCATGGGAAGGCGAAACTCAGAAAACGTACCTCCACATAGAAGGAACTCCAATGGGGGTATTCGAATGTCAATGGAACGTATCAGTGAAGTCCCAGAAAAGAAACCCAGAAAATCTAGCCGTCTTTCTTTCATGGG GCTTATGAGGAAAAGCCAGAATACGGCTGACAGCTTTGACAATAGTCTATTGGTGGATGCTGATGAGGATGAAAGtgattatgatgatgatgatgagagGCCTGACAGTGTTGATGACAAAGTTAGACAAAAGGAAATGAGGAAGGGTATTGATTTGGCCACCACACTTGAACGTATAGAGAAAAACTTTGTCATTACTGATCCAAGGTTGCCTGATAATCCCATT ATCTTTGCATCTGATAGCTTCTTGGAGCTGACAGAGTACAGTCGTGAAGAAATACTGGGCAGAAACTGCAG GTTTCTACAAGGCCCTGAAACTGATCCAGCTACTGTAAGGAAGATTCGAGAGGCAATCGATAACCAGACAGAAGTAACTGTGCAGCTAATCAACTACACTAAGAGTG GCAAGAAGTTCTGGAATCTGTTCCATCTACAGCCTATGCGTGATCAGAAG GGAGAAGTTCAGTATTTTATCGGAGTGCAGCTAGACGGCAGTGCCAAAGTCGATCCACTTCATAATAGTATTCCTGATACTGCTGCACAAGAGGGTCAACAACTG GTGAAACAAACTGCAGAAAATGTTGATGAAGCAGTGAGGGAACTTCCGGACGCCAACATG AATCCAGAAGATTTATGGATGAGTCATTCCAAGGTGGTTCACCCTAAACCTCACAGAAAGGATAGTCCCTCTTGGAAAGCTATTCAAAAG GTACTTGATAGTGGAGAAAAGATAGGTCTAAAACATTTTAGGCCCGTAAAACCATTGGGATCAGGGGACACTGGCAG TGTTCATTTGGTGGAACTGTGTGGCACTGGCCTGTACTTTGCGATGAAAGCTATGGATAAAGGTGTTATGCTGAATCGAAACAAG GTGCATAGAGCTTGTGCAGAAAGAGAAATTCTTGATATGTTGGACCACCCTTTTCTTCCAGCATTATATGCATCATTTCAG ACCAAAACACATATTTGTTTGATTACGGATTACTGTCCTGGTGGTGAACTTTTCATGCTTTTGGATAGACAACCAACGAAGGTCATGAAGGAAGATGCAGTAAG ATTTTATGCTGCAGAGGTGGTTGTTGCATTGGAGTACCTTCACTGTCAAG GGATTATATACAGAGATTTGAAGCCTGAAAATGTTCTACTCCAGGACAATGGGCATGTAGCCTTGACCGATTTTGATTTATCTTGCTTGACGTCTTGCAAACCTCAG CTGCTGATTCCAGCTACAGATGAAAAGAAGAAACGGCAGAAAAGCCAACAGAATCCGATCTTTATGGCCGAACCAATGCGTGCATCGAACTCTTTTGTGGGAACCGAAGAGTATATTGCTCCG GAAATTATCACTGGGGCAGGCCATACCAGTGCAGTAGACTGGTGGGCTCTAG GCATTCTTCTATATGAAATGCTGTATGGATATACACCATTCAGGGGAAAGACACGACAGAAGACATTTGCCAATGTTCTTCAAAAAGACCTTAAATTCCCCAAAAGTATACAA GTGAGTCTGCATGCAAAGCAGTTAATGTACCGCTTATTGCATAGAGATCCAAAGAACAGATTAGGTGCACGTGAAGGGGCCAATGAAATCAAGCGACATCCATTCTTTAAAGGTGTAAATTGGGCTCTCGTTCGCTGGATG ACTCCACCTGAGCTTGAAGTTCCCATCTCTGCAACTGAATTAACTACGAAGGAAGAAGATAAAGCAATGGACCCTCAATTACAGGACTTACAAACTAATATTTTCTGA
- the LOC108464175 gene encoding phototropin-1 isoform X1 — translation MGHVNFMPRDFNLSSAQFTSEMESTEKSSKQSNLIPPLPRDSRGSLEVFNPSTFSTRPVNPAFRPQPIWENLIEQRDSTAEEADTRTSELESKSGRAEEIITSWMALKEPNAPAPSPALSSLASSPLVCNITASPKPSDEAGVAAKRAAEWGLVLKTDNETGKPQGVGVRNSGGDEPNSKPGTSRRNSNNSVRSSEESDNEHSKERGFPRVSEDLKDALSTFQQTFVVSDATKPDYPILYASAGFFRMTGYTSKEVIGRNCRFLQGAGTDPEDVAKIREALQAGRNYCGRLLNYKKDGKPFWNLLTIAPIKDENGKVLKFIGMQVEVSKHTEGAKEKMTRPNGLPESLIRYDARQKDIAAGSVTELVEAVRKPRSLSESSNGPFTRKSGGDDDGEGAVSMGRRNSENVPPHRRNSNGGIRMSMERISEVPEKKPRKSSRLSFMGLMRKSQNTADSFDNSLLVDADEDESDYDDDDERPDSVDDKVRQKEMRKGIDLATTLERIEKNFVITDPRLPDNPIIFASDSFLELTEYSREEILGRNCRFLQGPETDPATVRKIREAIDNQTEVTVQLINYTKSGKKFWNLFHLQPMRDQKGEVQYFIGVQLDGSAKVDPLHNSIPDTAAQEGQQLVKQTAENVDEAVRELPDANMNPEDLWMSHSKVVHPKPHRKDSPSWKAIQKVLDSGEKIGLKHFRPVKPLGSGDTGSVHLVELCGTGLYFAMKAMDKGVMLNRNKVHRACAEREILDMLDHPFLPALYASFQTKTHICLITDYCPGGELFMLLDRQPTKVMKEDAVRFYAAEVVVALEYLHCQGIIYRDLKPENVLLQDNGHVALTDFDLSCLTSCKPQLLIPATDEKKKRQKSQQNPIFMAEPMRASNSFVGTEEYIAPEIITGAGHTSAVDWWALGILLYEMLYGYTPFRGKTRQKTFANVLQKDLKFPKSIQVSLHAKQLMYRLLHRDPKNRLGAREGANEIKRHPFFKGVNWALVRWMTPPELEVPISATELTTKEEDKAMDPQLQDLQTNIF, via the exons ATGGGCCATGTGAATTTTATGCCCAGAG ACTTCAACTTGTCATCAGCTCAGTTCACTTCAG AAATGGAATCAACGGAAAAATCATCCAAGCAATCAAATTTGATCCCACCATTGCCAAGGGACTCAAGGGGATCACTAGAAGTGTTTAATCCATCAACTTTCTCGACCCGACCCGTTAACCCAGCATTTCGCCCTCAACCCATTTGGGAAAACTTGATAGAGCAACGTGATAGTACCGCGGAAGAAGCTGACACTCGCACTTCCGAGCTCGAATCCAAGTCGGGTCGGGCCGAAGAAATAATAACATCATGGATGGCACTCAAGGAACCGAACGCTCCTGCTCCGTCGCCCGCCCTGTCTTCATTAGCATCATCACCGCTCGTTTGTAACATCACTGCGAGCCCGAAACCTTCGGATGAAGCCGGGGTGGCTGCAAAGAGAGCTGCGGAATGGGGGCTGGTACTGAAAACGGATAACGAAACGGGTAAACCGCAGGGAGTTGGTGTTAGGAATTCGGGCGGGGATGAGCCGAACTCCAAACCGGGTACTTCTCGTAGGAACTCGAATAATTCGGTTCGGAGCTCCGAAGAATCGGATAATGAACACAGCAAGGAGAGAGGGTTCCCTAGAGTATCGGAGGACTTAAAGGATGCATTATCAACGTTTCAACAAACGTTTGTTGTTTCGGATGCTACCAAACCCGATTACCCGATTCTTTACGCAAGTGCCGGGTTTTTCAGGATGACTGGATACACTTCTAAGGAGGTCATAGGCAGGAATTG TCGGTTTTTACAGGGAGCGGGTACGGACCCTGAAGATGTGGCGAAGATTAGGGAAGCATTGCAGGCAGGGAGAAATTATTGTGGGAGATTGTTGAATTACAAGAAAGATGGGAAGCCTTTTTGGAATCTTCTTACAATTGCACCCATCAAGGACGAAAATGGAAAAGTATTAAAGTTCATTGG AATGCAAGTGGAGGTGAGCAAGCATACGGAAGGGGCCAAGGAAAAGATGACGCGACCCAATGGATTGCCCGAGTCTTTGATTCGATACGATG CCCGGCAAAAGGACATAGCTGCCGGGTCAGTCACTGAGCTGGTGGAAGCAGTGAGGAAACCTCGTTCACTCAGTGAATCATCAAATGGTCCTTTCACTAGAAAATCAGGCGGTGATGATGATGGTGAAGGAGCAGTATCCATGGGAAGGCGAAACTCAGAAAACGTACCTCCACATAGAAGGAACTCCAATGGGGGTATTCGAATGTCAATGGAACGTATCAGTGAAGTCCCAGAAAAGAAACCCAGAAAATCTAGCCGTCTTTCTTTCATGGG GCTTATGAGGAAAAGCCAGAATACGGCTGACAGCTTTGACAATAGTCTATTGGTGGATGCTGATGAGGATGAAAGtgattatgatgatgatgatgagagGCCTGACAGTGTTGATGACAAAGTTAGACAAAAGGAAATGAGGAAGGGTATTGATTTGGCCACCACACTTGAACGTATAGAGAAAAACTTTGTCATTACTGATCCAAGGTTGCCTGATAATCCCATT ATCTTTGCATCTGATAGCTTCTTGGAGCTGACAGAGTACAGTCGTGAAGAAATACTGGGCAGAAACTGCAG GTTTCTACAAGGCCCTGAAACTGATCCAGCTACTGTAAGGAAGATTCGAGAGGCAATCGATAACCAGACAGAAGTAACTGTGCAGCTAATCAACTACACTAAGAGTG GCAAGAAGTTCTGGAATCTGTTCCATCTACAGCCTATGCGTGATCAGAAG GGAGAAGTTCAGTATTTTATCGGAGTGCAGCTAGACGGCAGTGCCAAAGTCGATCCACTTCATAATAGTATTCCTGATACTGCTGCACAAGAGGGTCAACAACTG GTGAAACAAACTGCAGAAAATGTTGATGAAGCAGTGAGGGAACTTCCGGACGCCAACATG AATCCAGAAGATTTATGGATGAGTCATTCCAAGGTGGTTCACCCTAAACCTCACAGAAAGGATAGTCCCTCTTGGAAAGCTATTCAAAAG GTACTTGATAGTGGAGAAAAGATAGGTCTAAAACATTTTAGGCCCGTAAAACCATTGGGATCAGGGGACACTGGCAG TGTTCATTTGGTGGAACTGTGTGGCACTGGCCTGTACTTTGCGATGAAAGCTATGGATAAAGGTGTTATGCTGAATCGAAACAAG GTGCATAGAGCTTGTGCAGAAAGAGAAATTCTTGATATGTTGGACCACCCTTTTCTTCCAGCATTATATGCATCATTTCAG ACCAAAACACATATTTGTTTGATTACGGATTACTGTCCTGGTGGTGAACTTTTCATGCTTTTGGATAGACAACCAACGAAGGTCATGAAGGAAGATGCAGTAAG ATTTTATGCTGCAGAGGTGGTTGTTGCATTGGAGTACCTTCACTGTCAAG GGATTATATACAGAGATTTGAAGCCTGAAAATGTTCTACTCCAGGACAATGGGCATGTAGCCTTGACCGATTTTGATTTATCTTGCTTGACGTCTTGCAAACCTCAG CTGCTGATTCCAGCTACAGATGAAAAGAAGAAACGGCAGAAAAGCCAACAGAATCCGATCTTTATGGCCGAACCAATGCGTGCATCGAACTCTTTTGTGGGAACCGAAGAGTATATTGCTCCG GAAATTATCACTGGGGCAGGCCATACCAGTGCAGTAGACTGGTGGGCTCTAG GCATTCTTCTATATGAAATGCTGTATGGATATACACCATTCAGGGGAAAGACACGACAGAAGACATTTGCCAATGTTCTTCAAAAAGACCTTAAATTCCCCAAAAGTATACAA GTGAGTCTGCATGCAAAGCAGTTAATGTACCGCTTATTGCATAGAGATCCAAAGAACAGATTAGGTGCACGTGAAGGGGCCAATGAAATCAAGCGACATCCATTCTTTAAAGGTGTAAATTGGGCTCTCGTTCGCTGGATG ACTCCACCTGAGCTTGAAGTTCCCATCTCTGCAACTGAATTAACTACGAAGGAAGAAGATAAAGCAATGGACCCTCAATTACAGGACTTACAAACTAATATTTTCTGA